A portion of the Gammaproteobacteria bacterium genome contains these proteins:
- a CDS encoding tetratricopeptide repeat protein, producing the protein MKTRINPGRRRTDQTRPPNRLLWAACLGASLCGGIHIPAALGQQGPDAFLSATDISDLIAEGRKRISGGDPQGALQEFEQALARDPENPQVLYFLGNLYLQLQQPELGLKYLTRSVELAPDNFRVRMVLAKAHERFGNLNDAMREYQKVISLAPDSREAQEAEERNRALAEQTRITSPAVAVSPAEISALVTEATRLRTEGDLNSALVLFRSVLVHEPGNVEILIRAGEIHIALDQPVPGIKYLERAAKLAPERYALRMRLADLYEQHDVLGAAYREYRAIAAAAPDRPEGVEAARRGPLLAEKIQARLKSETILDRGIEDLSAEGRKLLADQDPQGALRAFKGVLALQPTNLEILFYVGTLLQQLGQPVAGIKYLELAATLAPEVPLTQMTLAQGYERYGAIEDALLAYESVIKQSPATNVGVEAQEHARVLTGRQRVLGDDAIILSAGIDTLIAEGKRLLSQGDPQGALRMLSAVLTRDPDNKEVLLLAASIFLQQDRTQEGLPYLARSVELDPGNYPLRLSLAQAYQRIGLMGDALGHYQKVADAAPGTPEAVEANKRLRLLTGLRRLSEGEAEQAMQIFIAVLTQYPGDPAAFGEAVTALSQADRAADAQTMLDKVIAAAPREILPYVVAADVSAGANDYPKAIARYEQALALAPPGSPQARSINISLVKIRGHQALQSESFAAAKDLFEEQLRLEPGDRATRLNLATAYRGMKENTKAEEILLDVLEQQPADLEARLRLGALYLEMKQPQDAAREFEEIKIRGRGTPLAGQVDQLLKNIYADEQGAEIKTAIQDEMIKDWRDRLAEKPDDLPAWSQLALLSLQLNRREQAIEAFENIVRINPDNFPAQETLAGMYDETGALDKAETLYKSMLEKELGPDERTGIEDKLALLSAKKAFNEGRAAVAETGFRQIIEKHPDDLMSHFYLAIIYSDKERPEDAARQYEEVVRIAPNHAAAHLNLGLSYEQSNREEDALDEYRAAMRLSPSESLRESAAARVKALENRIDGFSYSINYSTSYSSNNNLTRDDPQPEYRTDMSGSINYRRKLYLRPLYLGLVYSPSYSTYYNSQFDLFNTSITPYLTFAWRDLDFSASFTGSMLEGLATESKINETYSFNSDVAGNIRIPALIPWLASDAMREEAPGSWRLTFGARKFESATSPILNSLNLSFGATLSQTLGNSWRWSGGYTLTSNENADNFSSDQAYVSHGFALQLSKVVAPGLSVNSGYNFSLADYVNPDSATLFTEFRRNFSHNLSAGATYFVSSKLRLFANLSWQLNESNLPTGFILSPEDVGTAVGIQSSSLGDYMNVSLSAGAALSF; encoded by the coding sequence ATGAAAACCCGCATCAACCCCGGCCGGAGGCGCACAGACCAGACGAGGCCGCCGAACCGGCTGCTGTGGGCGGCCTGCCTCGGCGCCTCCCTGTGCGGCGGAATACACATCCCTGCGGCGCTGGGGCAGCAGGGGCCTGACGCCTTCCTGTCCGCCACGGACATCTCGGATCTCATCGCCGAGGGCCGGAAGCGCATCAGCGGCGGCGACCCCCAGGGCGCCCTGCAGGAGTTCGAACAGGCGCTGGCGCGCGATCCGGAAAATCCCCAGGTCCTGTATTTCCTCGGCAACCTCTACCTGCAGCTGCAGCAGCCCGAGCTCGGGCTCAAGTACCTTACGCGCAGCGTCGAGCTCGCCCCCGACAACTTCCGCGTGCGCATGGTGCTCGCCAAGGCCCACGAACGTTTCGGCAACCTCAACGACGCCATGCGGGAATACCAGAAGGTGATCAGCCTCGCGCCCGACAGCCGCGAGGCACAGGAGGCGGAGGAGCGCAACCGGGCGCTGGCGGAACAGACCCGCATCACCTCCCCGGCGGTCGCCGTCTCGCCCGCGGAGATCTCGGCGCTGGTGACCGAGGCCACGCGCCTGCGTACCGAGGGGGACCTCAACAGCGCGCTGGTGCTGTTCAGGTCGGTGCTGGTCCACGAGCCCGGCAATGTCGAGATCCTGATCCGCGCCGGCGAGATCCACATTGCGCTCGACCAGCCGGTGCCGGGCATCAAGTACCTGGAACGCGCGGCGAAGCTTGCGCCCGAGCGTTACGCCCTGCGCATGCGGCTCGCCGACCTCTACGAGCAGCACGACGTCCTCGGCGCGGCCTACCGTGAATACCGCGCCATCGCCGCCGCCGCGCCCGACAGGCCCGAGGGCGTCGAGGCGGCGCGGCGCGGACCGCTGCTGGCCGAGAAGATACAGGCGCGCCTGAAGTCAGAGACGATACTCGACCGCGGCATCGAAGACCTCAGCGCGGAAGGCAGGAAACTGCTTGCCGACCAGGACCCGCAGGGCGCACTGCGCGCGTTCAAGGGCGTGCTGGCGCTGCAGCCGACCAACCTCGAGATCCTGTTCTACGTCGGCACGCTGCTGCAGCAGCTCGGCCAGCCCGTGGCGGGAATCAAGTACCTCGAGCTCGCCGCCACCCTGGCGCCGGAAGTCCCCCTCACGCAGATGACGCTGGCGCAGGGCTATGAACGCTACGGGGCCATCGAGGATGCACTGCTAGCCTACGAAAGCGTCATCAAACAGTCCCCGGCGACCAATGTCGGCGTCGAGGCGCAGGAGCACGCGCGCGTACTGACCGGGCGGCAGCGCGTGCTGGGAGACGACGCGATCATCCTGTCCGCCGGCATCGACACCCTCATCGCCGAAGGCAAGCGCCTGCTCTCACAGGGCGATCCCCAGGGCGCGCTGCGCATGCTGAGCGCGGTGCTGACCCGCGACCCCGACAACAAGGAAGTCCTGCTGCTCGCCGCCAGCATCTTCCTGCAGCAGGACCGGACCCAGGAAGGGCTGCCCTACCTCGCACGCAGCGTGGAGCTGGACCCCGGCAACTACCCGTTGCGCCTCTCCCTCGCCCAGGCATACCAGCGCATCGGGCTGATGGGCGACGCGCTGGGCCACTACCAGAAGGTCGCCGACGCCGCGCCGGGCACGCCCGAGGCGGTCGAGGCGAATAAACGCCTGCGGCTGCTGACCGGTCTCCGCCGTCTGAGCGAGGGCGAGGCGGAGCAGGCTATGCAGATTTTCATCGCCGTGCTGACGCAATACCCCGGTGATCCCGCCGCCTTCGGCGAGGCGGTCACGGCATTGTCCCAGGCGGACCGCGCCGCGGACGCGCAGACCATGCTGGACAAGGTCATCGCCGCCGCCCCGCGCGAGATCCTGCCCTATGTCGTTGCCGCCGATGTCTCGGCCGGCGCGAACGACTACCCGAAGGCCATTGCGCGCTACGAACAGGCGCTCGCCCTGGCGCCGCCAGGCTCGCCCCAGGCCCGCAGCATCAACATCAGCCTGGTCAAGATCCGGGGGCACCAGGCCCTGCAGAGCGAGTCCTTCGCCGCGGCGAAGGACCTGTTCGAGGAACAGCTCAGACTGGAGCCCGGGGACCGTGCGACGCGCCTCAATCTCGCCACCGCCTACCGCGGCATGAAGGAAAACACAAAGGCGGAGGAGATCCTGCTCGACGTGCTGGAGCAGCAGCCTGCCGACCTGGAGGCGAGGCTGCGGCTCGGCGCCCTCTACCTTGAGATGAAGCAGCCCCAGGACGCCGCGCGCGAATTCGAGGAGATCAAGATCCGCGGCCGCGGCACCCCGCTGGCCGGACAGGTCGACCAGTTGCTCAAGAACATCTACGCGGACGAGCAGGGCGCGGAGATCAAGACCGCGATCCAGGACGAGATGATCAAGGACTGGCGCGACCGGCTGGCCGAAAAGCCGGACGACCTGCCGGCGTGGTCGCAGCTCGCCCTGCTGAGCCTGCAGCTGAACCGCAGGGAGCAGGCCATAGAGGCCTTCGAGAACATCGTCCGGATCAATCCGGACAACTTCCCGGCGCAGGAAACGCTGGCGGGCATGTACGACGAGACCGGCGCCCTCGACAAGGCGGAGACGCTTTACAAGAGCATGCTGGAGAAGGAACTGGGGCCCGATGAGCGGACCGGCATCGAGGACAAGCTCGCGCTGCTTTCAGCCAAGAAGGCCTTCAACGAAGGCAGGGCGGCGGTGGCGGAGACGGGGTTCAGGCAGATCATCGAAAAGCATCCCGACGACCTCATGTCGCACTTTTATCTCGCGATCATCTACAGCGACAAGGAGCGTCCCGAGGACGCCGCCCGCCAGTACGAGGAGGTCGTCCGCATCGCCCCCAACCACGCCGCGGCCCACCTGAACCTCGGCCTGAGCTACGAGCAGAGCAACCGCGAGGAGGACGCGCTGGATGAATATCGGGCGGCCATGCGGCTCTCCCCTTCGGAAAGCCTGCGCGAAAGCGCGGCCGCGCGCGTGAAGGCACTGGAAAACCGCATCGACGGCTTTTCCTATTCCATCAACTATTCGACGAGCTACAGCTCGAACAACAACCTGACCCGCGACGACCCGCAGCCGGAATACCGCACGGACATGAGCGGCAGCATCAACTACCGCCGCAAACTCTACCTCCGGCCGCTCTATCTGGGTCTGGTCTACAGCCCGTCGTATTCCACCTACTACAACTCGCAGTTCGACCTGTTCAACACCAGCATAACGCCGTATCTCACCTTCGCCTGGAGGGACCTCGATTTCTCCGCCTCGTTCACCGGCAGCATGCTGGAGGGGCTCGCGACGGAGAGCAAGATCAACGAGACCTACAGCTTCAACAGCGACGTCGCCGGCAACATCCGGATCCCCGCCCTGATCCCGTGGCTGGCCTCGGACGCGATGCGCGAGGAGGCGCCCGGCAGCTGGCGCCTGACCTTCGGCGCGCGCAAGTTCGAGTCCGCGACCTCCCCGATACTGAACTCCCTGAACCTCAGCTTCGGGGCGACGCTCAGTCAGACGCTGGGCAACAGCTGGAGGTGGTCCGGCGGATACACGCTGACCAGCAACGAAAACGCGGATAACTTCAGCTCGGACCAGGCCTATGTCAGCCATGGGTTCGCCCTGCAGTTGAGCAAGGTTGTCGCCCCCGGCCTCAGCGTCAACAGCGGCTACAACTTTTCCCTGGCCGACTACGTGAACCCGGACTCCGCCACGCTGTTCACCGAATTCCGGAGAAATTTCTCCCACAATCTCTCCGCCGGCGCGACGTACTTCGTCAGTTCGAAGCTGCGCCTGTTCGCCAACCTCTCCTGGCAGCTCAACGAGTCGAACCTGCCGACCGGCTTCATCCTCTCTCCCGAGGACGTCGGCACGGCGGTCGGCATACAGAGCTCATCGCTCGGCGACTATATGAACGTCTCGCTGTCCGCGGGCGCGGCGCTCAGCTTCTAG
- a CDS encoding MMPL family transporter — MRNWHKLVTRFPKVIIILTVAITVFLALQLKNLRWETDARVYLPKGHPAIHYDEKVADLFGVKDSLIIGIVNEEEGVFNPQTLARIKRITDKITTLPGVIANRPVDIASLSSAAIFTGDEESIGSVPLMTEVPQDPAAIGQLRALVYANADLFVGNIVSADGKAAMIRARLKEGAVNRYMSYWQIKGIIDAEKGGADGGAGNWPGGGGNWSGKQQWGGGADGGGQWSPEQQSQWQQQNAGAKQGDAAPVVDNGDRFYLGGRPVIEVTSGLHAMEDMKLMLPLLLLALAVSLFLVFRTARGVFLPLFVMAGATVWTLGISALLDVPLYTISTMLPVILVAVSIGDSVHLMSQYYDQVVQDAHRPSSEIVTEVLQRMGAPLLVTSVTTAVGFLSLGLAEMPPFVVFGLFTVLGIGISWLLTVTFIPAALTLMKPKVGNYLAKRRTLRVHSEQDRLTKFLVDLAGLLYRRRVPAMAVLLVLMAVAGLGATRMYVDSSWMSDFRKDSELVQANDMFNEKFDGTIFLNMVLEGDRKDTFKDPDLLRRVETVQEFGETLPLVGGARSIIDYIKNMNKTLHAGDPEFNVLPATAAQIGEYLFLFSVSGRPEQLDEVIDYDYQRALVTFAIKTDHTQDLQRIINSIRQLAEQQLSGTGVEVNFAGSANNSDIWAQLLISSQTNSILWSKVVILLIAALLFRSFMTGLFTVIPVSLTTLFIAGIAGWTGIPLDVSTALAAGVAVGVGVDYAVHFIYRHRFESRRSGGDALATTQAAMRGIGKTIVFNAAIVSVGFAMLFFSRFPPHVKLGYFVVAYMMLSCVMALITLPLLHYFRQQRAMKAQEAE; from the coding sequence ATGAGAAACTGGCACAAGCTTGTCACCCGCTTTCCCAAGGTGATCATCATCCTGACCGTGGCAATCACCGTCTTCCTGGCGCTGCAGCTCAAAAACCTGCGCTGGGAGACCGATGCGCGCGTCTACCTGCCCAAGGGTCACCCGGCGATCCATTACGACGAGAAGGTCGCCGACCTGTTCGGGGTGAAGGATTCGCTCATCATCGGCATCGTCAACGAGGAAGAGGGCGTCTTCAATCCGCAGACCCTGGCGCGCATCAAGCGCATCACCGACAAGATCACGACCCTGCCCGGGGTCATCGCGAACCGTCCGGTCGACATCGCCTCGCTGTCCAGCGCCGCGATCTTCACCGGCGACGAGGAGAGCATCGGCTCGGTGCCGCTGATGACGGAGGTGCCGCAGGACCCCGCCGCCATCGGGCAGCTGCGCGCGCTGGTGTACGCCAACGCCGACCTGTTCGTCGGCAACATCGTCTCCGCCGACGGCAAGGCGGCCATGATCCGCGCCCGGCTCAAGGAAGGGGCGGTCAACCGCTACATGAGCTACTGGCAGATCAAGGGCATCATCGACGCCGAAAAGGGCGGCGCGGACGGCGGCGCCGGCAACTGGCCAGGCGGTGGCGGGAACTGGTCCGGCAAGCAGCAGTGGGGCGGCGGAGCGGACGGGGGCGGCCAGTGGTCGCCGGAACAGCAGTCGCAGTGGCAGCAGCAGAATGCCGGCGCGAAACAGGGTGACGCCGCGCCGGTCGTGGACAACGGCGACCGCTTCTACCTCGGCGGCCGTCCCGTCATTGAGGTCACCTCCGGGCTGCACGCCATGGAAGACATGAAGCTGATGCTGCCGCTGCTGCTGCTGGCGCTCGCAGTCAGCCTGTTCCTGGTGTTTCGCACCGCGCGCGGCGTGTTCCTGCCGCTGTTCGTGATGGCGGGCGCCACCGTGTGGACACTCGGCATCTCGGCGCTGCTCGACGTGCCGCTGTATACCATCTCGACCATGCTGCCGGTGATCCTGGTCGCCGTCAGCATCGGCGACTCCGTGCACCTGATGAGCCAGTACTACGACCAGGTGGTGCAGGACGCCCACCGGCCGAGTTCGGAGATCGTCACCGAGGTGCTGCAGCGCATGGGGGCGCCGCTGCTGGTGACCTCGGTCACCACCGCGGTCGGCTTCCTGTCGCTGGGCCTGGCCGAGATGCCGCCGTTCGTCGTGTTCGGCCTGTTCACCGTGCTCGGCATCGGCATCAGCTGGCTGCTGACAGTCACCTTCATCCCGGCGGCGCTGACCCTGATGAAGCCGAAGGTCGGCAACTATCTGGCCAAGCGGCGCACGCTGCGCGTGCACTCCGAGCAGGACCGCCTGACCAAGTTCCTCGTCGACCTCGCCGGGCTGCTCTACCGCCGGCGCGTCCCGGCCATGGCCGTGCTGCTCGTCCTGATGGCCGTCGCCGGCCTGGGCGCCACGCGCATGTACGTCGACTCGAGCTGGATGAGCGATTTCCGCAAGGACAGCGAGCTGGTGCAGGCCAACGACATGTTCAACGAGAAATTCGACGGCACGATCTTCCTCAACATGGTGCTCGAGGGGGACCGCAAGGACACCTTCAAGGACCCCGACCTGCTGCGCCGCGTGGAGACGGTACAGGAGTTCGGCGAAACCCTCCCGCTGGTGGGGGGCGCCCGCTCGATCATCGACTACATCAAGAACATGAACAAGACCCTGCACGCCGGCGACCCGGAGTTCAACGTGCTGCCGGCCACCGCGGCCCAGATCGGCGAGTACCTGTTCCTGTTCTCGGTCTCCGGGCGGCCCGAGCAGCTCGACGAGGTGATCGACTACGACTATCAGCGGGCGCTGGTGACCTTCGCCATCAAGACCGACCACACCCAGGATCTGCAGCGCATCATCAACAGCATCCGGCAGCTCGCGGAACAGCAGCTCTCCGGCACCGGCGTCGAGGTCAATTTTGCCGGATCCGCCAACAACTCCGACATCTGGGCCCAGCTGCTGATCTCCAGCCAGACCAACTCCATCCTGTGGTCGAAGGTCGTCATCCTGCTGATCGCCGCGCTGCTGTTCCGGTCCTTCATGACCGGTCTTTTCACCGTCATTCCGGTGAGCCTGACCACGCTGTTCATCGCCGGCATCGCCGGCTGGACCGGCATCCCGCTCGACGTTTCGACCGCGCTTGCCGCCGGCGTGGCGGTCGGCGTCGGCGTGGACTACGCCGTGCATTTCATTTACCGCCACCGCTTCGAATCCCGGCGCAGCGGCGGCGATGCCCTCGCCACCACCCAGGCCGCCATGCGCGGCATCGGCAAGACCATCGTGTTCAACGCCGCGATCGTCAGCGTCGGCTTCGCGATGCTCTTCTTCTCCCGCTTCCCGCCGCACGTGAAGCTGGGCTACTTCGTGGTCGCCTACATGATGCTGAGCTGCGTCATGGCGCTGATCACGCTGCCGCTGCTGCATTACTTCCGGCAGCAGCGCGCAATGAAGGCGCAGGAGGCCGAGTGA
- a CDS encoding tetratricopeptide repeat protein: MNAIGRNDPCPCGSGRKYKTCCLARGIDPAEAAYNLGVDACGAGRLDEAAACFRRALALRPDLAEAHNNLGLIHLSQDRLEESARAFRAALAARPDYDKACFNLAGIALRQGDLPAAIEAYQRVLARTPEDADAQHQLGKALLRSGRVDESAACFARALALRPGFPDALINLANARINQGRFEDAVHCCEQAIALKPESAEAELTLGIASYRLGRLDESGEACL, encoded by the coding sequence ATGAATGCCATCGGCCGCAACGACCCCTGCCCCTGCGGCAGCGGCAGAAAATACAAGACATGCTGCCTTGCGCGGGGCATCGATCCGGCCGAGGCCGCCTATAACCTCGGCGTGGACGCCTGCGGCGCGGGAAGGCTCGACGAGGCTGCGGCCTGTTTCCGACGGGCGCTCGCCCTGCGACCGGATCTCGCGGAGGCGCACAACAATCTCGGCCTGATCCACCTGAGCCAGGACCGGCTGGAGGAATCCGCCCGGGCCTTCCGGGCGGCACTCGCCGCGCGGCCCGATTACGACAAGGCATGCTTCAATCTGGCGGGTATCGCGCTGCGGCAGGGGGACCTGCCCGCCGCGATCGAGGCTTACCAGAGGGTTCTGGCACGCACCCCGGAGGATGCCGACGCGCAGCACCAGCTCGGCAAGGCACTGCTGCGCTCGGGCAGGGTGGACGAATCGGCCGCCTGTTTCGCGCGGGCGCTGGCCCTCAGGCCCGGCTTCCCCGACGCACTGATCAACCTCGCCAACGCGCGTATCAATCAGGGCCGGTTCGAGGACGCCGTGCACTGTTGCGAACAGGCCATCGCGCTCAAGCCGGAGTCCGCCGAGGCGGAACTCACACTGGGCATTGCCAGCTACCGGCTGGGGCGACTGGACGAGAGCGGGGAGGCGTGCCTGTGA
- a CDS encoding class I SAM-dependent methyltransferase, whose product MAVSTTADPVASQYERWIYPRPVEDLSAPEERDLRAGCDPARLSAAYWPDRRPRTAMKILVAGCGANLAARYAFHYPESRVVGIDISTASLAHERHLREKHALGNLELHLGRLEEVTRLGEGFDFIDTSGVPHQLPDPVQGLRALGQVLEPDGVIFVMLYAKYGRTGVYMLQDLFRMMGLGQGEQDLEVVKACLSTLKPDHQIQRYLRQSNDVDYDAGLVDTFLHRQDIPFTVQDCLRLTEDAGLAFQGWMENFFYYPEAQVPRDAPFYAHLDALPERLRWQAMELMHGFVSQHAFFVCRTDRDPATYRIGFEADAFMQYVPVPRWDLAVREAPGGLLVLERAPYPPLPLTRPQSLILRQADGQRSIEDCVRQAGFKDPPEVVRRFCRALFQDLWRLGLYHYRLPRTGADDPSPRAEQMDWNALIEGEPFTSLPGQ is encoded by the coding sequence ATGGCGGTTTCGACCACAGCGGATCCCGTTGCAAGCCAGTACGAACGCTGGATCTACCCCCGGCCCGTCGAGGACCTCTCGGCCCCGGAAGAACGCGACCTGCGCGCGGGCTGCGATCCCGCGCGGCTGAGCGCCGCCTACTGGCCGGATCGCCGGCCCCGCACTGCCATGAAGATCCTGGTCGCCGGCTGCGGCGCCAATCTGGCGGCGCGCTACGCCTTCCATTACCCGGAATCCCGCGTGGTCGGAATCGACATCAGCACGGCGAGCCTGGCGCACGAACGCCATCTCCGGGAGAAGCACGCCCTGGGCAACCTGGAGCTGCACCTGGGCCGCCTGGAGGAGGTGACGCGCCTGGGTGAAGGTTTCGATTTCATCGACACCAGCGGCGTACCGCACCAACTGCCGGATCCGGTGCAGGGGCTGCGCGCCCTTGGCCAGGTGCTGGAACCCGACGGCGTGATATTCGTGATGCTCTACGCGAAGTACGGACGCACCGGCGTCTACATGCTGCAGGACCTCTTCCGCATGATGGGGCTGGGGCAGGGCGAGCAGGACCTCGAGGTCGTCAAGGCCTGCCTGTCCACCCTCAAGCCCGACCACCAGATCCAGCGCTATCTGCGCCAGTCGAACGATGTCGACTACGACGCGGGACTGGTGGACACCTTCCTGCACCGCCAGGATATCCCGTTCACGGTGCAGGACTGCCTGCGCCTGACGGAGGACGCCGGCCTCGCGTTCCAGGGCTGGATGGAGAATTTCTTCTATTACCCCGAGGCGCAGGTCCCCCGCGACGCACCGTTCTATGCACACCTCGACGCCCTGCCCGAGCGCCTGCGCTGGCAGGCCATGGAGCTGATGCACGGATTTGTCTCGCAGCATGCCTTCTTCGTATGCCGCACCGACCGGGACCCGGCCACATACCGGATCGGGTTCGAAGCGGACGCGTTCATGCAGTACGTCCCCGTACCGCGCTGGGACCTTGCCGTCCGGGAGGCCCCCGGGGGACTGCTCGTGCTGGAACGCGCGCCCTATCCGCCGCTGCCGCTGACGCGCCCGCAGTCGCTGATCCTGCGCCAGGCGGACGGGCAACGGTCGATCGAGGACTGCGTGCGGCAGGCGGGATTCAAGGACCCGCCCGAGGTCGTCCGGCGCTTCTGCCGCGCCCTGTTCCAGGACCTGTGGCGCCTCGGCCTCTACCATTACCGCCTGCCCCGGACCGGCGCCGATGACCCGTCCCCGCGCGCGGAGCAGATGGACTGGAACGCCCTGATCGAGGGCGAGCCCTTCACCTCCCTCCCCGGACAGTAG
- a CDS encoding outer membrane lipoprotein-sorting protein → MTGALMVLALGAAAWGTAGAEEAATAATGDVSARDVVQQCNFKYPGEDQQTRLAITLRDKDGNEKKNVYRRYWKDYKGKGDIADKMLLVTEFPPDAKGSVFMRWGYSSAGKNADQWVYLPVLKKTRRVSVRDPGESFLGSDLTHADISGRGLDEDDHTLVKTEQRGEETMYIVESVPRDASSALYSKVLSLFVKPGAEWADCSKRQVEYFDRRGEPLKQQVISWQRSGDAWLWNEMTVRNTQTEHTSIFQVTDVETNVGLKDDVFTERNLTKGH, encoded by the coding sequence ATGACAGGCGCCTTGATGGTGCTGGCACTGGGCGCGGCGGCCTGGGGCACGGCGGGTGCGGAAGAGGCCGCCACGGCGGCCACCGGCGACGTGAGCGCCCGCGATGTCGTGCAACAGTGCAACTTCAAATATCCCGGGGAAGATCAGCAGACGCGCCTGGCCATCACCCTGCGCGACAAGGACGGCAACGAGAAGAAGAACGTCTATCGCCGTTACTGGAAAGACTACAAGGGCAAGGGGGATATCGCCGACAAGATGCTGCTGGTCACCGAGTTCCCGCCGGACGCGAAGGGCTCGGTGTTCATGCGCTGGGGATATTCCAGCGCGGGCAAGAACGCCGACCAGTGGGTCTACCTGCCGGTGCTCAAGAAGACCCGCCGCGTCTCCGTGCGGGACCCGGGCGAAAGCTTCCTGGGCTCCGACCTGACGCACGCCGACATCAGCGGCCGCGGCCTGGACGAGGACGACCACACGCTGGTCAAGACCGAACAGCGCGGCGAGGAGACCATGTATATAGTGGAAAGCGTGCCGCGCGACGCGTCGAGTGCGCTCTATTCCAAGGTCCTCTCCCTGTTCGTCAAGCCGGGCGCGGAGTGGGCGGACTGCTCCAAGCGGCAGGTCGAGTATTTCGACCGGCGCGGCGAACCCCTCAAGCAGCAGGTGATCTCCTGGCAGCGCTCCGGCGATGCCTGGCTGTGGAACGAAATGACCGTGCGCAACACCCAGACGGAACACACCTCGATCTTCCAGGTCACCGACGTCGAGACCAACGTCGGCCTCAAGGACGACGTCTTCACCGAGCGCAACCTGACCAAAGGGCACTAA